The following are encoded in a window of Nibricoccus aquaticus genomic DNA:
- a CDS encoding MMPL family transporter — protein sequence MEPPRQKLFARLALLLFTALCALWLARLDYSAKISTNVIDLIPSDERAPELALVRDLTDQQQSRVLLLALAGPNTATDPAAVATSASLNSQPSTLNPSSAPFPFSSYPAPSPAAVAAFAASLKNSPAVSDAVVLGDTSARDALGVFIFTRRQDLLLPTWLAEQHRAYLATSSSPSLNSQPSALNSSESPAFSEWLAEQTALALDTFLARPESIAFQELIPQDPLLLVPSLIGKVEGLASSQPTASPTGPALIWAVVKDSPFSEAGQDPVFAAIDTALAEAKKISPGAELRWTGINRFAAASKASIKSEIFSRHLLSLLGVLIIVCLFVRRLWKILHLVPVVILSTLGALVVTTMVFDRVHVLVFVIGSILAGVAIDYGFYLYMQPSLRPGEPYRSRLSRLLKPLLTSCLTTVIGFSLLFWSDLPLVQQLGVFVSAGLISALLIAILYFAQLENAFLETRPLVIPPAVRSRRFITPLFILAALVALAGPWFLSWRDDIRELEIPAPALRANDGEVRALFGDATERTAYLTRGDTPAAARVNLARFTTWHDAQFPENPAASAGFLLPTETDWNARAAHLAALKNFPADLRTALEKHGYTPDSFAPFFDSWSALTASPTLNTAANPSLNSQPSTLNSSASYSSLFTDLRRELTGPLSLLFHLDPAGGPSWFLTLADHPPGAIPPAELNTFSVAQLESLNTLFARYRADAAKLSAIGLALLGASVFVIYGFKRGIRIFVIPAGSCLFALGLLGLCGQTLNIFHLLAAFLGVCLSHNYAIFSAENIQRHEPPPPSIRLSALCTAVVFGALALSKIPVVAALGTTVGLIVITALLMVELEPLGRPSKRP from the coding sequence ATGGAACCGCCTCGCCAGAAACTCTTCGCCCGCCTCGCCCTGTTGCTCTTCACGGCGCTCTGCGCCCTCTGGCTCGCCCGCCTCGACTACTCCGCGAAGATCTCGACCAACGTCATCGACCTCATCCCGTCCGACGAACGCGCGCCCGAACTCGCCCTCGTCCGCGACCTCACCGACCAGCAACAATCCCGCGTCCTCCTCCTCGCGCTCGCCGGTCCCAACACCGCCACCGATCCCGCCGCTGTCGCCACTTCTGCTTCTCTCAACTCTCAACCCTCAACTCTCAACCCGTCCTCCGCCCCTTTTCCCTTCTCGTCTTACCCCGCGCCGTCACCCGCCGCCGTCGCCGCTTTTGCCGCTTCGCTAAAAAATTCCCCCGCCGTATCCGACGCCGTCGTACTCGGCGACACCTCCGCCCGTGACGCACTTGGCGTCTTCATCTTCACCCGCCGCCAGGACCTCCTCCTCCCCACCTGGCTCGCCGAACAACACCGCGCCTACCTCGCCACCTCTTCCTCTCCGTCCCTCAACTCTCAACCCTCAGCTCTCAACTCCTCCGAATCCCCCGCCTTCTCCGAGTGGCTCGCCGAACAAACCGCCCTCGCCCTCGACACCTTCCTCGCCCGCCCCGAGAGCATCGCCTTCCAGGAACTCATTCCCCAAGACCCGCTCCTCCTCGTTCCCTCGCTCATCGGCAAAGTCGAAGGCCTCGCCTCCTCCCAACCCACCGCCTCTCCCACCGGCCCCGCCCTCATCTGGGCCGTCGTCAAAGACTCTCCCTTCAGCGAAGCCGGCCAGGACCCCGTCTTCGCCGCGATCGACACCGCCCTCGCCGAGGCGAAAAAAATCTCCCCCGGCGCCGAACTCCGCTGGACCGGCATCAACCGCTTCGCCGCCGCGAGCAAAGCCAGCATCAAGTCCGAGATCTTCTCCCGCCACCTGCTCTCGCTCCTCGGTGTCCTTATCATCGTCTGCCTCTTCGTCCGCCGCCTCTGGAAAATCCTCCACCTCGTCCCCGTCGTCATCCTCTCCACCCTCGGCGCCCTTGTCGTCACCACGATGGTCTTCGACCGCGTCCACGTCCTCGTCTTCGTCATCGGCTCCATCCTCGCCGGCGTCGCGATCGACTACGGCTTCTACCTCTACATGCAGCCCTCGCTGCGCCCCGGCGAACCCTACCGTTCCCGCTTGAGCCGCCTCCTCAAGCCGCTCCTCACCAGCTGCCTCACCACCGTCATTGGTTTCTCCCTACTCTTCTGGTCCGACCTCCCGCTCGTCCAGCAACTCGGCGTCTTCGTTAGCGCCGGCCTCATCTCCGCCCTGCTGATCGCGATCCTCTATTTCGCCCAACTGGAAAATGCCTTCCTGGAAACCCGCCCGCTCGTCATCCCCCCCGCCGTCCGCTCGCGCCGCTTCATCACCCCGCTCTTCATCCTCGCCGCACTCGTCGCACTCGCCGGCCCCTGGTTCCTCAGCTGGCGCGACGACATCCGCGAACTCGAAATCCCCGCCCCCGCCCTCCGCGCCAACGACGGCGAAGTCCGCGCCCTCTTCGGCGACGCCACCGAACGCACCGCGTATCTGACCCGCGGTGACACCCCCGCCGCCGCCCGCGTCAACCTCGCCCGCTTCACCACCTGGCACGACGCCCAATTCCCGGAAAACCCCGCCGCCTCCGCCGGTTTCCTCCTCCCCACCGAAACCGACTGGAACGCCCGCGCCGCCCATCTCGCCGCCCTCAAAAACTTCCCCGCCGACCTCCGCACCGCCCTCGAAAAACACGGCTACACCCCCGACTCCTTCGCCCCCTTCTTCGACTCTTGGTCCGCGCTCACCGCCTCTCCGACGCTCAACACCGCCGCCAATCCTTCTCTCAACTCTCAACCCTCAACCCTAAACTCCTCCGCTTCCTACTCCTCCCTCTTCACCGACCTCCGCCGCGAACTCACCGGCCCCCTCAGCCTCCTCTTCCACCTCGATCCCGCCGGTGGCCCCAGCTGGTTCCTCACTCTCGCCGATCACCCACCCGGCGCGATACCGCCCGCCGAACTAAACACCTTCAGCGTCGCCCAGCTCGAATCGCTCAACACGCTCTTCGCCCGCTACCGCGCCGACGCCGCCAAACTCAGCGCCATCGGCCTCGCCCTCCTCGGCGCCAGCGTCTTCGTCATCTACGGCTTCAAGCGCGGCATCCGCATCTTCGTGATCCCGGCCGGCTCCTGCCTCTTCGCCCTCGGCCTCCTCGGCCTCTGCGGACAAACGCTCAACATCTTCCACCTCCTCGCCGCCTTCCTCGGCGTGTGCCTGAGCCACAACTACGCGATCTTCTCCGCCGAAAACATCCAGCGCCACGAACCTCCGCCGCCCTCCATCCGCCTCTCCGCGCTCTGCACCGCCGTCGTCTTCGGCGCGCTCGCCCTCAGCAAAATCCCCGTCGTCGCCGCCCTCGGCACCACCGTCGGCCTCATCGTCATCACCGCCCTCCTCATGGTGGAACTCGAACCACTCGGCCGACCGTCGAAGCGCCCATGA
- a CDS encoding outer membrane lipoprotein carrier protein LolA: MLLRFLSLFTLHLSLFTLLPAADVAELMAPANKITVGQNDAPWRELATALAANGNVTAPFTENRYLPFKKIPVVFTGDMRLSPERGLSLAYTKPENQLMIVDAQGVLLRDARGRQRELPNEPRAQAATTALLHVMRFDLTELAKNFDLYGLRTGDDWQLVFDPRPGELASVLTRLVITGQGAAVKKIEMRKSAFQGIEILIGDVRTHAEFTPEELKKSFR, encoded by the coding sequence ATGCTCCTCCGCTTCCTCTCCCTTTTCACCCTTCACCTTTCGCTCTTCACTCTTCTGCCCGCCGCCGACGTCGCCGAGCTCATGGCCCCGGCCAACAAAATCACCGTCGGCCAAAACGACGCCCCCTGGCGTGAGCTCGCGACCGCCCTCGCCGCCAACGGCAACGTCACCGCCCCCTTCACCGAAAACCGCTACCTCCCTTTCAAAAAAATCCCCGTCGTCTTCACGGGCGACATGCGCCTCTCCCCCGAACGCGGCCTCAGCCTCGCCTACACCAAACCCGAGAACCAGCTCATGATCGTCGACGCCCAGGGCGTCCTCCTCCGCGACGCCCGCGGCCGCCAGCGCGAACTCCCTAACGAGCCCCGTGCCCAGGCCGCCACGACCGCGCTCCTCCACGTCATGCGCTTCGACCTCACCGAACTCGCCAAAAACTTCGACCTCTACGGCCTCCGCACCGGCGACGACTGGCAACTCGTCTTCGACCCACGCCCCGGCGAACTCGCCAGCGTCCTCACCCGCCTCGTTATCACCGGCCAGGGAGCCGCCGTGAAAAAAATCGAGATGAGAAAGTCCGCCTTCCAAGGCATCGAAATCCTCATCGGCGACGTCCGCACCCACGCCGAGTTCACCCCCGAAGAACTCAAAAAATCCTTCCGCTAA